From the Pseudomonas baltica genome, one window contains:
- the flhF gene encoding flagellar biosynthesis protein FlhF: MQVKRFFAADMRQAMKLVRDELGAEAAIIGNRRIAGGVELTAALDYKLSALAPRVPNVELEDELRKTQSRIVTAQAELGQRGESPAHTNRQLFAGLPLTAAEPLIEARFEEPARPAAPVAPAQPGVDQRLFDSMRSELNGLRELLEVQLGSLAWTQLQGSRPQQANLWRRLQRIGLSGPLSRDLLALTADIEEPRQAWRMLLAHLTRMIVTPEVEPLEEGGVIAMVGPAGMGKTTTLAKLAARYVLKYGAQNIALVSMDSFRIGAQEQLKTLGRILNVSVTHVDPGQSLGQALEPLLRKRVVLIDTAGLQASDPALRLQLESLAGRGIKARNYLVLATTSQKQVLTAAYHSYKRCGLSGCILTKLDESASLGEVLSLAIHHALPVAYLTDGPRIPDDLHLPRKHQLVTRAVNMQMQEEPSEEAMADMFADLYHSPGKRAG; encoded by the coding sequence ATGCAAGTTAAGCGTTTTTTCGCAGCCGATATGCGTCAGGCCATGAAACTGGTCCGTGACGAGCTGGGCGCCGAAGCCGCGATCATCGGCAACCGTCGGATCGCCGGCGGTGTGGAACTGACTGCCGCGCTGGATTACAAGCTCTCGGCACTGGCGCCGCGGGTGCCTAACGTCGAGCTCGAAGACGAGCTGCGCAAGACCCAGTCGCGCATCGTTACCGCTCAGGCGGAACTCGGCCAGCGTGGCGAGAGCCCTGCGCACACCAATCGCCAGCTGTTTGCCGGGCTGCCGCTGACGGCGGCCGAGCCATTGATCGAAGCGCGTTTCGAAGAGCCTGCGCGTCCGGCGGCGCCTGTCGCGCCAGCCCAGCCTGGAGTCGACCAGCGCCTGTTCGACTCCATGCGCTCGGAGCTCAACGGCCTGCGCGAACTGCTCGAAGTGCAACTTGGCTCGTTGGCCTGGACCCAGCTGCAGGGCAGCCGTCCGCAGCAGGCCAACCTCTGGCGCCGTCTGCAGCGCATCGGCCTCAGCGGCCCGTTGTCGCGCGACCTGCTCGCGCTCACCGCCGATATCGAAGAACCCCGTCAGGCCTGGCGCATGCTGCTCGCGCACCTGACCCGGATGATCGTCACCCCTGAAGTCGAGCCTCTGGAAGAGGGCGGTGTGATCGCCATGGTCGGCCCTGCCGGCATGGGCAAGACCACCACCCTCGCCAAGCTGGCCGCCCGTTACGTCCTCAAGTACGGCGCGCAGAACATTGCACTGGTGAGCATGGACAGCTTTCGTATCGGTGCACAGGAGCAACTCAAGACGCTGGGGCGCATTCTCAATGTCTCGGTGACCCACGTCGACCCTGGGCAATCCTTGGGGCAGGCGCTCGAGCCGCTGTTGCGCAAGCGCGTGGTGTTGATCGACACCGCCGGCCTGCAAGCCAGCGACCCGGCCCTGCGCCTGCAACTGGAGAGCCTCGCCGGTCGCGGTATCAAGGCGCGCAATTACCTGGTCCTGGCTACCACCAGCCAGAAGCAGGTGCTGACCGCGGCCTATCACAGTTACAAGCGTTGTGGCCTGTCGGGCTGCATCCTCACCAAGCTGGACGAAAGCGCCAGCCTGGGCGAGGTGTTGAGCCTGGCCATCCACCACGCCTTGCCCGTGGCCTATCTGACTGATGGCCCGCGCATCCCGGATGACCTGCATTTGCCGCGCAAACATCAATTGGTCACCCGCGCGGTGAACATGCAAATGCAAGAGGAGCCCAGCGAAGAGGCCATGGCCGATATGTTCGCTGATCTCTACCACAGCCCCGGCAAGCGCGCGGGTTGA
- the fliO gene encoding flagellar biosynthetic protein FliO, which yields MKRWLMALAVLPFSALAATVGAPATNEAGPGAAGPAATVAAATGGSMAGQLTQLMLGLLVVLAVIVALAWVVRRVQQAAPRGGQVIDIVSARALGPRDRLVLVQIGDEQVLLGVSPGRITSLHVMKEPVRSPARSEQAAPEFAQRLMELLGKDQKDKK from the coding sequence ATGAAGCGCTGGCTGATGGCGCTCGCCGTTCTGCCGTTCTCGGCTCTGGCCGCCACCGTCGGGGCGCCGGCAACCAACGAAGCGGGTCCTGGGGCCGCAGGGCCTGCCGCGACGGTGGCGGCTGCAACCGGCGGCAGTATGGCCGGGCAGTTGACCCAGCTGATGCTCGGGCTGCTGGTGGTTCTGGCGGTGATCGTTGCCCTGGCCTGGGTGGTCCGCCGTGTCCAGCAGGCCGCGCCTCGGGGTGGGCAGGTCATCGATATCGTCAGTGCGCGGGCGCTGGGGCCGCGCGATCGGCTGGTGCTGGTACAGATTGGCGACGAGCAGGTCCTGCTGGGGGTCAGCCCGGGCCGGATCACCTCGCTGCATGTCATGAAGGAGCCCGTGCGCAGCCCCGCTCGCAGCGAGCAGGCTGCGCCCGAATTCGCCCAGCGCCTGATGGAACTGCTGGGCAAGGATCAGAAGGATAAGAAGTAA
- the fliQ gene encoding flagellar biosynthesis protein FliQ: MTPEVALDLFRDALWLTVVMVSFSVLPSLIVGLIVAMFQAATQINEQTLGFLPRLLVMLVTVIVGGPWVVQTFMDYITRLYTSIPQLIG, from the coding sequence ATGACTCCAGAAGTCGCGCTTGACCTGTTTCGCGATGCCCTGTGGCTGACCGTGGTGATGGTGTCCTTTTCGGTCTTGCCCAGCTTGATCGTCGGGCTGATCGTGGCGATGTTCCAGGCCGCCACGCAAATCAACGAGCAGACCCTGGGCTTTCTGCCGCGCCTGCTGGTGATGCTGGTGACCGTCATCGTCGGCGGGCCCTGGGTGGTGCAGACCTTCATGGACTACATCACGCGCCTGTACACCAGCATCCCGCAGTTGATTGGCTGA
- the fliR gene encoding flagellar biosynthetic protein FliR — MLQLTDLQISTWVATFILPLFRVAALLTTMPIFGANTVSRRIRLYLAVAITVCIVPGLPPMPQVNPLDPSGMLLIAEQIIVGAMMGLSLQMLFQVFAIAGQILAVQMGMSFASMIDPTNGVSSAVVGQFFTMLVTLLFLSMNGHLVVFEVLTESFTTLPVGHALFTNNLWELVLRMGWVLGAALMLVLPAITALLVVNICFGVMTKAAPQLNIFSIGFPLILVMGMVILWISMADLLSQYQPIAADALQWLRGMIRAQ; from the coding sequence GTGCTGCAACTGACCGATCTGCAGATCAGCACCTGGGTGGCGACCTTCATCCTGCCGCTGTTCCGCGTGGCCGCGCTGCTGACCACCATGCCGATCTTCGGTGCCAATACCGTTTCGCGGCGTATCCGCCTGTACCTCGCGGTGGCCATTACCGTGTGCATCGTGCCGGGGTTGCCGCCGATGCCGCAGGTCAATCCGCTGGACCCGAGCGGCATGCTGCTGATCGCCGAGCAGATCATCGTCGGGGCGATGATGGGCTTGTCGCTGCAGATGCTGTTTCAGGTGTTCGCCATCGCCGGGCAGATCCTGGCGGTGCAGATGGGCATGTCGTTCGCGTCCATGATCGACCCCACCAATGGCGTGTCGTCGGCGGTAGTCGGGCAGTTTTTCACCATGCTGGTAACGCTGTTGTTCCTGTCGATGAACGGCCATCTGGTGGTGTTCGAGGTACTGACCGAGAGTTTCACGACGCTGCCCGTAGGCCACGCACTGTTCACCAATAACCTCTGGGAGCTGGTGCTGCGCATGGGCTGGGTGCTGGGCGCCGCGCTGATGTTGGTGCTGCCGGCGATCACGGCGCTGCTGGTGGTCAACATCTGCTTCGGGGTGATGACCAAGGCTGCGCCGCAGTTGAACATCTTTTCGATCGGCTTTCCGCTGATCCTGGTGATGGGCATGGTGATCCTGTGGATCAGCATGGCCGATCTTCTTAGTCAGTATCAGCCGATTGCCGCCGACGCGTTGCAGTGGCTGCGCGGCATGATCAGGGCGCAATGA
- the fliN gene encoding flagellar motor switch protein FliN, which translates to MADENEITSAEDQALADEWAAALGESGDGGQGDIDALLAADAASKPQGTRLPMEEFGSMPKASHAVSLEGPNLDVILDIPVTISMEVGATEINIRNLLQLNQGSVIELDRLAGEPLDVLVNGTLIAHGEVVVVNEKFGIRLTDVISPSERIKKLR; encoded by the coding sequence ATGGCTGACGAAAACGAAATAACCTCCGCGGAAGACCAGGCGCTTGCCGATGAATGGGCCGCGGCCCTGGGCGAATCCGGTGACGGTGGTCAGGGCGATATCGATGCGCTGCTGGCGGCCGATGCTGCGTCCAAGCCACAGGGCACGCGCTTGCCCATGGAAGAGTTCGGTTCCATGCCCAAGGCGAGCCACGCGGTGAGCCTCGAAGGCCCCAACCTGGACGTGATCCTGGATATCCCGGTGACCATCTCCATGGAGGTTGGCGCCACCGAGATCAACATCCGCAACCTGCTGCAACTCAACCAGGGCTCGGTGATCGAACTCGATCGTCTGGCCGGCGAACCCCTCGACGTGCTGGTCAACGGCACCTTGATCGCCCATGGCGAGGTGGTGGTGGTCAACGAGAAGTTCGGCATCCGCCTGACGGACGTGATCAGCCCCAGCGAACGTATCAAGAAGCTGCGCTGA
- the flhB gene encoding flagellar biosynthesis protein FlhB: protein MAESESGGDKTEDPTDKRKRDSREQGEVIRSKELNTVAVMLAGTGAILTYGGALAQTFVTLMQKSFTLPREVIMDQRYMQIFLLQAAKDAYMATQPILVVLLLASLLSPLALGGWLFAPGGMAPKFSRMNPLSGIKRMFSINALIELIKAMGKFAVILLVALQVLRRDQAQLLAIGKEPLEQAIIHSVQVVGWSALWMAAGLLIVAAIDVPIQIYQGRQKLLMTKQEVRDEYKDAEGRPEVKGRIRQLQREASQRRMMANVPTADVIITNPTHYAVALKYDPEQGGAPVLLAKGTDFVALKIREIAVAHEIQLLESPALARSIYYSTEVDTQIPAGLYLAVAQVLAYVYQIRQYRAGRGKRPKPLDDLPIPEDLKRDADPDDADLP, encoded by the coding sequence ATGGCAGAGAGCGAGAGCGGCGGCGACAAGACAGAAGACCCCACAGACAAACGCAAGCGCGACTCGCGCGAACAAGGTGAGGTCATTCGCTCCAAGGAGCTCAATACCGTTGCGGTGATGCTGGCGGGGACCGGCGCCATCCTGACCTACGGCGGCGCCCTGGCGCAGACCTTCGTGACCTTGATGCAGAAGAGTTTCACCCTGCCGCGCGAAGTGATTATGGATCAGCGCTATATGCAGATATTTCTGCTGCAGGCCGCCAAGGACGCGTATATGGCCACCCAGCCGATCCTGGTAGTGCTGTTGTTGGCATCCCTGCTGAGTCCGTTGGCGCTGGGTGGCTGGTTGTTCGCGCCAGGCGGGATGGCGCCCAAGTTCAGCCGCATGAACCCGCTGAGCGGCATCAAGCGCATGTTCTCGATCAACGCCTTGATCGAGCTGATCAAGGCGATGGGCAAGTTTGCCGTGATTCTGCTGGTGGCTTTGCAGGTGCTGCGCAGGGATCAGGCGCAGTTGCTGGCGATCGGCAAGGAGCCGTTGGAGCAGGCCATCATCCATAGCGTCCAGGTAGTGGGCTGGAGCGCGCTGTGGATGGCCGCCGGGCTGTTGATCGTCGCCGCGATCGATGTGCCGATCCAGATCTACCAGGGCCGTCAGAAACTGTTGATGACCAAGCAGGAAGTGCGCGACGAGTACAAGGACGCCGAGGGGCGGCCCGAGGTCAAGGGCCGGATCCGTCAGCTGCAGCGCGAAGCCTCGCAGCGGCGCATGATGGCCAACGTGCCGACGGCCGACGTGATCATCACCAACCCAACCCACTATGCGGTAGCGCTCAAGTACGACCCGGAGCAGGGCGGGGCGCCGGTATTGCTGGCCAAGGGTACGGATTTCGTGGCCCTGAAGATCCGCGAAATCGCCGTGGCACACGAGATTCAACTGCTGGAGTCGCCGGCCCTGGCGCGGTCTATCTACTACTCCACCGAAGTCGATACGCAGATCCCCGCCGGCCTCTACCTGGCGGTGGCCCAGGTGCTGGCGTACGTCTATCAGATTCGCCAGTACCGCGCCGGCCGCGGCAAGCGCCCCAAACCCCTCGACGACCTGCCGATTCCAGAGGATCTCAAGCGCGACGCCGATCCGGATGACGCTGATCTTCCTTGA
- the fliL gene encoding flagellar basal body-associated protein FliL, which yields MAQSEEAKDPAVKGKGKLKFIIIIVVAMLVVIGGSVGGTWFFLHKSMAKPDDHPAVATTPAGKAPAIYEALSPAFVVNLDQNGRQRYLQVSITLMTRDQAGLDALKVHMPVIRNNLVMLFSGQSFDALATPIGQEMLRQKATASVQEVAQKEVGKLVVDQLLFTNFVLQ from the coding sequence ATGGCGCAGAGCGAAGAAGCGAAAGACCCCGCAGTCAAAGGCAAAGGCAAACTCAAGTTCATCATCATCATCGTTGTCGCCATGTTGGTGGTCATTGGTGGCTCGGTGGGCGGCACCTGGTTCTTCCTGCACAAATCCATGGCCAAGCCAGACGACCATCCCGCCGTGGCGACGACCCCGGCCGGCAAGGCGCCGGCTATCTATGAAGCGCTGTCACCGGCGTTTGTGGTCAACCTCGATCAGAATGGTCGCCAGCGCTATCTGCAGGTCAGCATCACCCTGATGACCCGCGATCAAGCGGGCCTGGATGCCCTCAAGGTGCACATGCCGGTGATCCGCAACAACCTGGTGATGCTGTTCTCGGGGCAGAGTTTCGATGCACTGGCAACGCCGATCGGCCAGGAGATGTTGCGTCAGAAAGCCACCGCGAGTGTGCAGGAAGTGGCGCAAAAGGAAGTCGGCAAGCTGGTCGTCGATCAGTTGCTGTTCACCAATTTCGTATTGCAGTAG
- the flhA gene encoding flagellar biosynthesis protein FlhA, with product MDRSQLINTARSNIVGLSRGNIGVPLLLLVMLAMMMLPVPPFLLDVFFTFNIALSIVVLLVCVYAMRPLDFAVFPTILLVATLLRLALNVASTRVVMLHGHTGHEAAGKVIQAFGEVVIGGNYVVGIVVFAILMIINFVVVTKGAGRISEVSARFTLDAMPGKQMAIDADLNAGLIDQAGAKARRSEVAAEAEFYGSMDGASKFVRGDAVAGLLILFINLLGGMAVGMFQHGLTFADAGKVYALLTIGDGLVAQLPSLLLSTAAAIMVTRASGSEEMGKQITRQMFASPKALAVSAGLMLIMGSVPGMPHVAFISLAAVAAGGAYLLWKKQNEVKELLVIEAQRQQDLLPSPTRNQETKELGWDDVTPIDMIGLEVGYRLIPLVDRNQGGQLLARIKGVRKKLSQDLGFLMPTVHIRDNLDLAPSAYRLTLMGVILAEAEIYPDRELAINPGQVFGTLNGINAKDPAFGLDAVWIELSLRSQAQSLGYTVVDASTVVATHLNQILQKHAHELIGHEEVQQLLQVLGKGSPKLAEELVPGVLSLSSLLKVLQALLAEQVPVRDIRSIAEAIANNAGRSQDTGALVAAVRVGLSRAIVQSIVGIESELPVITLEPRLEQILLNSLQKAGMGQEDGVLLEPSMAEKLQRSLIDACQRQEMQGQPAILLVAGPVRAMLSRFGRLAVPNLHVLAYQEIPDNKQVTIVATVGPNG from the coding sequence GTGGACCGTTCCCAACTTATCAACACCGCCCGCAGCAACATCGTCGGCCTGAGCCGCGGCAACATCGGCGTACCGCTGTTGCTGCTGGTGATGCTGGCCATGATGATGCTGCCGGTGCCGCCGTTCCTCCTGGACGTGTTCTTCACCTTCAACATCGCGCTGTCCATCGTCGTCCTGCTGGTGTGCGTGTATGCCATGCGCCCGCTCGATTTCGCCGTGTTCCCGACCATCCTGCTAGTGGCGACGCTGCTGCGCCTGGCGCTCAACGTCGCGTCGACACGGGTAGTCATGCTTCACGGACATACGGGTCACGAGGCGGCGGGCAAGGTGATCCAGGCGTTTGGCGAGGTGGTGATCGGCGGTAACTATGTGGTCGGTATCGTGGTGTTCGCGATCCTCATGATCATCAACTTCGTGGTGGTGACCAAGGGCGCCGGGCGGATTTCCGAGGTGAGTGCGCGTTTCACCCTCGATGCCATGCCCGGCAAGCAGATGGCCATCGACGCCGACCTCAATGCCGGCTTGATCGACCAGGCGGGTGCCAAGGCCCGTCGTTCCGAGGTCGCTGCCGAGGCCGAGTTCTATGGGTCGATGGACGGTGCCAGCAAGTTCGTCCGCGGTGACGCCGTCGCCGGCCTCTTGATCCTCTTCATCAACCTGCTTGGCGGCATGGCCGTGGGCATGTTCCAGCACGGCTTGACCTTCGCCGATGCCGGCAAGGTCTATGCACTGTTGACCATCGGTGACGGTTTGGTGGCGCAGTTGCCATCGCTGCTGTTGTCCACTGCCGCCGCGATCATGGTGACCCGGGCCTCCGGCTCGGAAGAAATGGGCAAGCAGATCACCCGGCAGATGTTTGCGTCGCCCAAGGCCCTGGCGGTCTCGGCGGGGTTGATGCTGATCATGGGCTCGGTGCCCGGCATGCCCCACGTCGCGTTTATCAGCCTGGCGGCCGTGGCGGCCGGTGGTGCCTACCTGTTGTGGAAAAAACAGAACGAAGTCAAAGAGTTGCTGGTCATAGAGGCGCAGCGTCAACAAGACTTGCTGCCATCGCCGACGCGCAATCAGGAAACCAAGGAGCTGGGCTGGGACGACGTCACGCCCATCGACATGATTGGCCTGGAAGTGGGCTACCGGTTGATCCCGCTGGTGGACCGCAACCAGGGTGGGCAACTGCTGGCACGGATCAAGGGGGTGCGCAAGAAGCTCTCCCAGGACCTGGGCTTCCTCATGCCGACCGTGCATATTCGCGACAACCTCGACCTGGCGCCCAGCGCCTACCGCCTGACCTTGATGGGCGTGATCCTCGCCGAAGCGGAGATCTATCCCGATCGCGAGCTGGCAATCAACCCCGGCCAGGTGTTCGGTACGCTCAACGGTATCAACGCCAAGGATCCGGCTTTTGGCCTGGACGCGGTGTGGATCGAACTCAGTTTGCGTAGCCAGGCGCAGTCATTGGGGTACACTGTCGTCGATGCCAGTACTGTAGTGGCCACTCACCTGAACCAGATTCTGCAAAAGCACGCCCATGAATTGATCGGGCATGAAGAAGTCCAGCAACTGCTGCAAGTGCTGGGCAAGGGCTCGCCCAAGCTGGCCGAGGAGCTGGTACCCGGCGTGCTGTCGCTGTCGTCCTTGCTCAAGGTCCTGCAGGCGTTGCTCGCTGAACAGGTGCCGGTGCGCGATATCCGCAGCATTGCCGAAGCCATCGCCAACAACGCGGGTCGGAGTCAAGATACCGGCGCGCTGGTCGCTGCGGTGCGCGTCGGATTGTCCCGCGCCATCGTGCAAAGCATTGTGGGCATTGAGTCCGAGTTGCCAGTTATCACCTTGGAGCCAAGGTTGGAACAGATTTTGCTCAATAGTCTGCAGAAGGCTGGAATGGGTCAGGAAGACGGCGTTTTGCTGGAGCCAAGCATGGCAGAGAAACTCCAGCGTTCGCTGATCGATGCCTGCCAGCGTCAAGAAATGCAAGGCCAGCCGGCGATTCTGCTGGTGGCCGGGCCGGTACGAGCGATGTTGTCGCGCTTTGGCCGGTTGGCGGTTCCGAATTTACATGTACTGGCGTATCAGGAAATTCCTGACAACAAGCAAGTTACGATCGTCGCGACAGTAGGGCCCAACGGCTGA
- the fliM gene encoding flagellar motor switch protein FliM translates to MAVQDLLSQDEIDALLHGVDDGLVQTESNGEPGSVKSYDLTSQDRIVRGRMPTLEMINERFARYTRISMFNMLRRSADVAVGGVQVMKFGEYVHSLYVPTSLNLVKIKPLRGTGLFILDAKLVFKLVDNFFGGDGRHAKIEGREFTPTELRVVRMVLDQVFVDMKEAWQAIMDLNFEYINSEVNPAMANIVGPSEAVVVSTFHIELDGGGGDLHVTMPYSMIEPVREMLDAGFQSDLDDQDERWSKALREDVLDVSVPLGATVARRQLKLRDILHMQPGDVIPIELPDELVLRANGVPSFKAKLGSHKGHLALQVIEPIERR, encoded by the coding sequence ATGGCCGTGCAGGATCTGCTCTCCCAGGATGAAATCGACGCGCTGTTGCATGGCGTCGACGATGGCCTGGTTCAAACCGAAAGCAATGGCGAACCCGGCTCGGTCAAAAGCTACGACCTGACCAGCCAGGACCGTATCGTGCGGGGGCGGATGCCGACCCTCGAGATGATCAACGAACGGTTCGCCCGCTACACCCGCATAAGCATGTTCAACATGCTGCGCCGGTCCGCCGATGTGGCGGTGGGTGGCGTGCAGGTGATGAAATTCGGCGAGTACGTGCATTCGCTGTACGTGCCCACCAGCCTCAACCTGGTCAAGATCAAGCCCCTGCGTGGGACCGGGCTGTTCATTCTCGACGCCAAGCTGGTATTCAAGCTGGTGGACAACTTTTTCGGTGGCGATGGCCGTCACGCCAAGATCGAAGGCCGTGAATTCACGCCCACCGAGCTGCGCGTCGTGCGCATGGTGCTCGACCAGGTTTTCGTCGACATGAAAGAGGCGTGGCAGGCGATCATGGATCTCAACTTCGAGTACATCAACTCTGAAGTGAACCCGGCCATGGCCAACATTGTCGGTCCTAGTGAGGCGGTGGTGGTGTCTACATTCCACATCGAGCTAGATGGCGGTGGCGGCGATCTGCACGTGACCATGCCGTATTCGATGATCGAGCCGGTGCGCGAAATGCTCGATGCCGGTTTCCAGTCCGATCTCGACGATCAGGACGAGCGCTGGAGCAAAGCCCTGCGTGAAGACGTGCTGGATGTGAGCGTGCCGTTGGGCGCCACCGTAGCGCGTCGCCAGCTCAAGCTGCGGGATATCCTGCACATGCAGCCGGGCGACGTGATCCCGATAGAACTGCCGGATGAACTGGTCCTGCGCGCCAATGGCGTGCCGTCGTTCAAGGCCAAGCTGGGGTCCCACAAGGGCCACCTGGCACTGCAAGTCATCGAGCCGATAGAGCGCCGCTGA
- a CDS encoding flagellar hook-length control protein FliK, with protein sequence MPVASNPLLQTASTNQTSAANALLSSKPQEAPPSGADSFASVYSRQSQADYAQKADAAQAYSDKLANAAANKSSFASQPDPAKPIVADSGKDLPAKAKPAADDNKVDSTKVDNNKVDSTKGNDKKVASKDKDKDQDQDTTAKAGDAKATKSDKADEAAASDDAKADDALVKATDPAVDPATLLKPAVDPLATAAAPAATTPAVDPNLLAMVAPQTTAAKDAAKDASKSDDDFDPNADPLADMPALRLALEQNAKAQGTTSAHAADNNQAANGTQQADDNAAAAGLTTLIQQQAGAEGKAGSGDKGLGAAATEEGVKGIKGGIGDTGATNFGDRLSALTQATGKSVSSAPATPPASPLAMNQSGWTEGVVNRVMYLSSQNLKSADIQLSPAELGRLDIKVTMNSDQQTQVTFMSAHVGVREALENQQGRLKEMFAQQGLGQMDVNVSDQSRQQQQSGQPQAQQTSGGSGGRLGRSDGVDSDVTVSDASSVIHSTSVIGTSAVDYYA encoded by the coding sequence ATGCCTGTTGCCTCAAATCCATTACTGCAAACTGCGTCTACCAACCAGACGTCCGCCGCCAATGCCTTGCTGTCCAGCAAGCCACAGGAAGCTCCGCCCTCGGGCGCCGACAGCTTTGCTTCGGTGTATTCACGCCAGAGCCAGGCTGACTATGCGCAAAAAGCTGACGCTGCCCAGGCCTATTCCGACAAGCTGGCCAATGCGGCCGCCAACAAGTCGTCGTTTGCCAGCCAGCCCGATCCGGCCAAGCCCATCGTTGCCGATAGCGGCAAGGATCTGCCTGCCAAGGCCAAACCAGCGGCTGACGACAACAAGGTGGACAGCACCAAGGTAGACAACAACAAGGTCGACAGCACCAAAGGCAATGACAAGAAGGTCGCCAGCAAGGACAAAGACAAGGATCAGGATCAGGACACCACGGCCAAGGCCGGTGATGCCAAGGCGACCAAGAGCGACAAGGCCGATGAAGCGGCGGCCAGCGATGATGCCAAGGCGGATGACGCCCTTGTCAAAGCCACGGACCCTGCGGTCGATCCTGCTACGTTGCTCAAGCCAGCGGTTGATCCGCTGGCGACCGCTGCTGCGCCTGCTGCAACGACCCCTGCCGTGGACCCGAACCTGCTGGCGATGGTCGCGCCGCAAACCACTGCGGCCAAAGATGCGGCCAAGGACGCCAGCAAGTCGGACGACGATTTCGATCCGAACGCCGATCCCCTCGCCGACATGCCGGCTTTGCGCCTGGCCCTGGAGCAGAATGCCAAGGCTCAGGGCACGACCTCCGCTCACGCGGCCGATAACAACCAGGCAGCCAATGGCACCCAGCAGGCTGACGACAATGCTGCCGCCGCCGGCCTGACCACGCTGATCCAGCAACAGGCTGGCGCTGAAGGCAAAGCCGGCAGCGGTGACAAGGGCTTGGGCGCGGCCGCCACCGAGGAGGGCGTCAAGGGCATCAAGGGCGGTATCGGTGATACCGGCGCCACAAACTTTGGCGATCGCCTGAGTGCCTTGACCCAGGCCACCGGCAAGTCGGTGAGCAGCGCGCCCGCCACACCGCCGGCATCTCCTCTGGCCATGAACCAGTCGGGCTGGACCGAAGGCGTGGTCAACCGGGTGATGTACCTGTCGAGCCAGAATCTCAAGTCCGCCGACATTCAGTTGTCGCCGGCCGAGCTGGGGCGCCTGGACATCAAGGTCACCATGAACAGTGACCAGCAGACCCAAGTGACCTTCATGAGCGCCCACGTGGGCGTGCGCGAGGCACTGGAAAACCAGCAAGGGCGCCTCAAGGAGATGTTCGCCCAACAGGGGCTCGGTCAGATGGACGTCAATGTGTCCGACCAGTCGCGTCAACAGCAGCAAAGCGGCCAGCCTCAGGCTCAACAGACTTCCGGCGGCAGCGGCGGGCGTCTGGGGCGCAGCGATGGCGTGGACAGCGACGTCACGGTCAGCGATGCCTCGTCCGTTATCCACAGCACCTCGGTGATCGGTACCAGCGCGGTGGATTACTACGCTTGA
- the fliP gene encoding flagellar type III secretion system pore protein FliP (The bacterial flagellar biogenesis protein FliP forms a type III secretion system (T3SS)-type pore required for flagellar assembly.) yields the protein MGAVRILLTLLLVVVAPMALAADPLSIPAITLSNGANGQQEYSVSLQILLIMTALSFIPAGVMLMTSFTRIIIVFSILRQALGLQQTPSNQLLTGMALFLTLFIMAPVFDRVNTDALQPYMAEKMSAQDALAKAQVPLKDFMLAQTRQSDLDLFVRLSKRTDIIGPDQAPLTIIVPAFVISELKTAFQIGFMIFIPFLVIDLVIASILMAMGMMMLSPLIISLPFKIMLFVLVDGWALIIGTLAGSFGGV from the coding sequence ATGGGCGCCGTGCGCATCCTCTTGACGCTGTTGCTGGTGGTCGTGGCGCCTATGGCGCTGGCCGCCGATCCGCTGTCGATCCCGGCCATCACCCTGTCCAATGGTGCCAACGGCCAGCAGGAATATTCGGTCAGCCTGCAGATTTTGCTGATCATGACCGCGCTGAGCTTCATCCCGGCGGGCGTCATGCTGATGACCAGCTTCACGCGGATCATCATCGTCTTCTCCATCTTGCGTCAGGCCCTGGGCCTGCAGCAGACACCGTCCAACCAGTTGTTGACCGGCATGGCGCTGTTCCTGACCCTGTTCATCATGGCGCCGGTGTTCGACCGCGTGAACACCGACGCCTTGCAGCCCTATATGGCCGAGAAGATGAGCGCCCAGGATGCCTTGGCCAAGGCCCAGGTGCCGTTGAAGGATTTCATGCTGGCGCAAACCCGGCAGAGCGATCTGGACCTGTTCGTGCGCTTGTCCAAGCGCACCGACATCATCGGGCCGGATCAGGCACCCTTGACCATCATCGTCCCGGCGTTCGTGATCTCCGAGCTCAAGACGGCGTTTCAGATCGGTTTCATGATCTTCATTCCGTTCCTCGTCATCGACCTGGTGATCGCCAGTATCCTCATGGCCATGGGCATGATGATGCTGTCGCCGCTGATCATCTCGTTGCCATTCAAGATCATGCTGTTCGTGCTGGTCGACGGCTGGGCCCTGATCATTGGTACCTTGGCTGGCAGTTTCGGCGGTGTCTGA